A stretch of the Argentina anserina chromosome 6, drPotAnse1.1, whole genome shotgun sequence genome encodes the following:
- the LOC126800730 gene encoding nuclear transcription factor Y subunit B-10-like isoform X1: protein MAEGPTSPGGGGSHDSGDHSPRSSVREQDRYLPIANISRIMKKALPANGKIAKDAKETVQECVSEFISFITSEASDKCQREKRKTINGDDLLWAMATLGFEDYIDPLKVYLAKYREGDTKGSGKGGESSSKKEVQIPHQGSFSQGAGYSNSQTQQMIVPMQGSE, encoded by the exons ATGGCGGAAGGTCCGACGAGTCCCGGCGGCGGCGGGAGCCACGACAGCGGCGACCACAGTCCCCGGTCGAGCGTCCGCGAGCAGGATCGGTACCTTCCGATCGCGAATATCAGCCGGATTATGAAGAAGGCGTTGCCGGCGAACGGAAAGATCGCCAAGGATGCTAAGGAGACTGTGCAGGAGTGCGTCTCCGAGTTCATTAGCTTCATTACCAGCGA GGCGAGCGATAAGTGTCAGAGGGAAAagaggaagacgattaatggtGACGACTTGCTTTGGGCTATGGCGACTCTAGGGTTTGAAGATTATATTGATCCTCTCAAAGTTTACCTTGCCAAATACAGAGAG GGTGACACCAAGGGTTCAGGCAAAGGTGGAGAGTCATCTTCTAAAAAAGAAGTTCAG ATTCCTCACCAAGGTTCTTTCTCTCAAGGAGCTGGTTACTCCAATTCTCAA ACTCAACAAATGATTGTTCCTATGCAAGGCTCAGAGTAG
- the LOC126800730 gene encoding nuclear transcription factor Y subunit B-like isoform X2, giving the protein MAEGPTSPGGGGSHDSGDHSPRSSVREQDRYLPIANISRIMKKALPANGKIAKDAKETVQECVSEFISFITSEASDKCQREKRKTINGDDLLWAMATLGFEDYIDPLKVYLAKYREGRVGLME; this is encoded by the exons ATGGCGGAAGGTCCGACGAGTCCCGGCGGCGGCGGGAGCCACGACAGCGGCGACCACAGTCCCCGGTCGAGCGTCCGCGAGCAGGATCGGTACCTTCCGATCGCGAATATCAGCCGGATTATGAAGAAGGCGTTGCCGGCGAACGGAAAGATCGCCAAGGATGCTAAGGAGACTGTGCAGGAGTGCGTCTCCGAGTTCATTAGCTTCATTACCAGCGA GGCGAGCGATAAGTGTCAGAGGGAAAagaggaagacgattaatggtGACGACTTGCTTTGGGCTATGGCGACTCTAGGGTTTGAAGATTATATTGATCCTCTCAAAGTTTACCTTGCCAAATACAGAGAG GGTAGGGTTGGTTTGATGGAGTAA